One window of the Mycobacterium haemophilum DSM 44634 genome contains the following:
- a CDS encoding crotonase/enoyl-CoA hydratase family protein has product MTHAIRPVDFDNLKTMTYEVADRVARITFNRPEKGNAIIADTPLELSALVERADVDPNVHVILVSGRGEGFCAGFDLSAYAEGQSPAGGGSAYKGTVLDGKTQAINHFANQPWDPMIDYQMMSRFVRGFSSLLHADKPTVVKIHGYCVAGGTDIALHADQVIAAADAKIGYPPTRVWGVPAAGLWAHRLGDQRAKRLLFTGDCITGAQAAEWGLAVEAPDPQDLDERTERLVARIAAMPINQLIMVKLALNSALLQQGVATSRMVSTVFDGVARHTPEGHAFVADAVEHGFRDAVRHRDEPFGDYGRQASQV; this is encoded by the coding sequence ATGACTCACGCAATCAGGCCAGTGGACTTCGACAACCTGAAAACTATGACCTACGAGGTTGCCGACCGGGTTGCGCGGATCACCTTCAATCGGCCGGAGAAGGGCAACGCGATCATCGCCGATACGCCGCTGGAGTTGTCCGCCTTAGTTGAGCGTGCCGACGTGGACCCGAACGTGCATGTCATCCTGGTATCCGGTCGTGGCGAGGGCTTTTGCGCGGGTTTCGACCTGTCCGCCTACGCCGAGGGGCAGTCGCCGGCAGGCGGCGGTAGCGCGTACAAAGGCACCGTGCTGGACGGCAAGACCCAGGCCATCAACCACTTCGCGAACCAGCCGTGGGACCCGATGATCGACTACCAGATGATGAGCCGGTTCGTGCGGGGGTTCTCCAGCTTGCTGCATGCCGACAAGCCGACTGTGGTCAAGATCCATGGTTACTGCGTGGCCGGCGGCACCGACATCGCGCTGCACGCCGACCAGGTGATCGCCGCCGCCGATGCCAAAATTGGCTATCCGCCGACGCGGGTGTGGGGGGTTCCCGCCGCGGGTCTGTGGGCGCATCGTCTCGGTGACCAGCGCGCCAAACGTCTTCTGTTCACTGGTGATTGCATCACCGGTGCGCAAGCCGCCGAGTGGGGCTTGGCGGTCGAAGCGCCGGATCCGCAAGATCTCGACGAGCGCACCGAACGGTTGGTGGCCCGCATCGCTGCGATGCCGATCAACCAGCTGATCATGGTCAAGCTCGCGCTCAATTCCGCTCTGCTGCAACAAGGTGTGGCCACCAGCAGGATGGTCAGTACCGTTTTCGACGGAGTTGCGCGACACACGCCTGAGGGGCACGCCTTTGTCGCCGACGCAGTCGAGCACGGCTTTCGGGACGCCGTGCGCCACCGCGACGAGCCGTTTGGCGACTACGGCCGCCAGGCTTCGCAGGTGTAG
- a CDS encoding PaaX family transcriptional regulator C-terminal domain-containing protein, with translation MPNMTARSVVLSVLLGAHPAWATASELIRLTADFGIKETALRVALTRMVSAGDLIRSADGYRLSDRLLARQRRQDEAMRPGVRSWHGWWVMLIVTSVGTDARSRAALRTAMYNKRFGELREGVWMRPDNLDLDLDPEVAARVRILSARDDAPAQLAGQLWDLPTWTATGHRLLDEMAAAPDIPGRFVVAAAMMRHLLADPMLPAELLPADWPGAQLRAAYYDFATELAGRRDVVEQKDGTQLAEAT, from the coding sequence ATGCCGAATATGACTGCCCGATCAGTGGTGCTCAGCGTGCTGCTCGGTGCCCATCCTGCCTGGGCGACCGCTAGCGAACTGATCAGGCTTACCGCCGATTTCGGTATCAAGGAGACTGCGCTGCGGGTCGCCCTGACCCGCATGGTCAGTGCGGGCGATCTAATCCGGTCGGCTGACGGTTATCGGCTCTCCGATCGGTTGCTGGCCCGTCAGCGCCGCCAGGACGAGGCGATGCGCCCAGGGGTGCGGTCGTGGCATGGGTGGTGGGTCATGTTGATCGTCACCAGCGTAGGCACCGATGCCCGCAGTCGGGCTGCACTGCGAACTGCCATGTACAACAAGCGTTTTGGTGAACTGCGCGAGGGGGTATGGATGCGCCCCGACAACCTCGACCTGGACTTGGATCCCGAGGTTGCGGCCCGGGTGCGGATATTGAGTGCTCGCGACGATGCGCCCGCTCAGCTGGCCGGTCAGCTGTGGGACCTGCCTACATGGACGGCGACCGGCCACCGGCTGCTCGACGAGATGGCCGCAGCGCCTGACATTCCCGGTCGGTTCGTGGTGGCCGCGGCGATGATGCGCCATTTGCTCGCTGACCCGATGCTGCCGGCCGAACTGCTACCCGCCGATTGGCCGGGCGCCCAGCTGCGTGCCGCCTACTACGACTTCGCCACTGAACTGGCGGGGCGACGCGACGTGGTGGAACAAAAAGATGGGACTCAACTCGCGGAGGCGACATGA
- a CDS encoding crotonase/enoyl-CoA hydratase family protein, whose protein sequence is MTNPVRVERKGPVTTVILNRPAARNAVNGPTAAALYAAFEEFDRDDTASVAVLWGDGGTFCAGADLKAFGTPEANAVHPSGPGPMGPSRMLLSKPVIAAVSGYAVAGGLELAVWCDLRVAEEDAVFGVFCRRWGVPLIDGGTVRLPRLIGQSRAMDMILTGRAVAADEALAIGLANRVVPKGQARQAAEELAAQLAALPQQCLRSDRLSALHQWGMPEAAALDFEFASISRVAAEAADGAGRFAAGAGRHGAPAGPEVS, encoded by the coding sequence ATGACTAATCCAGTGCGTGTCGAGCGCAAGGGCCCGGTGACGACGGTGATCCTCAACCGGCCGGCGGCGCGCAACGCCGTCAACGGCCCGACGGCGGCCGCCCTCTACGCCGCGTTCGAGGAATTCGACCGCGACGACACCGCATCGGTGGCCGTGTTGTGGGGCGACGGCGGAACCTTTTGCGCAGGAGCCGATTTGAAGGCCTTCGGTACCCCCGAGGCTAACGCCGTGCATCCCAGCGGTCCCGGGCCGATGGGGCCTTCACGGATGCTGTTGTCCAAACCGGTGATTGCCGCGGTGAGCGGCTACGCCGTTGCCGGTGGTCTGGAGTTAGCCGTGTGGTGTGATTTGCGGGTAGCCGAGGAGGACGCCGTGTTCGGGGTGTTTTGCCGGCGGTGGGGAGTGCCGCTCATTGACGGCGGTACGGTGCGGCTGCCCCGGCTCATCGGGCAGAGTCGGGCGATGGACATGATTCTCACCGGCCGCGCGGTGGCAGCCGACGAAGCGCTAGCGATCGGCTTGGCCAATCGGGTCGTGCCCAAGGGCCAAGCCAGGCAAGCAGCCGAGGAACTGGCGGCTCAACTGGCCGCGCTGCCGCAGCAATGCCTGCGATCGGATCGATTGTCGGCGCTGCACCAATGGGGGATGCCGGAAGCTGCGGCGTTGGACTTCGAATTTGCCAGCATCTCGCGCGTCGCCGCGGAGGCCGCCGACGGTGCCGGACGGTTCGCTGCGGGCGCCGGCCGCCATGGCGCCCCGGCGGGTCCTGAGGTGAGCTAG
- a CDS encoding DUF3060 domain-containing protein produces the protein MRSPITDASRLAALALTLAVVPTTFGLASCSSTANPPAGPSTKTTSSVTTTTSAGAAPTTGAPTTASVEIGNTMNYGSLGTTATLDCGDGKSLNVAGSSNTLTVNGSCATVTIGGTNNKITFDKIDQHLSVLGLDNTITYRNGDPQVDNIGSGNTINKGG, from the coding sequence ATGCGCTCCCCCATCACTGACGCATCCAGGCTGGCCGCACTGGCCCTGACGCTGGCGGTCGTACCGACAACTTTCGGGCTGGCCAGCTGCAGCTCGACGGCCAACCCCCCGGCAGGCCCGTCGACGAAAACCACGAGCAGCGTGACAACCACAACGAGTGCCGGAGCCGCACCGACGACGGGCGCACCCACCACCGCATCGGTCGAGATCGGAAACACAATGAACTACGGATCCCTTGGAACCACCGCCACCCTCGATTGCGGCGACGGCAAATCCTTGAACGTGGCCGGCTCCAGCAACACGCTGACCGTCAACGGCAGCTGCGCAACGGTGACCATCGGCGGCACGAATAACAAGATCACCTTCGACAAGATCGACCAACACCTCAGCGTGCTGGGGCTCGACAACACCATCACGTATAGAAACGGCGACCCGCAGGTCGACAACATCGGCTCGGGCAACACCATCAACAAGGGCGGATGA
- a CDS encoding DUF3060 domain-containing protein, translating into MNWTTVAGSLATCVMTIAATPAAPPPSAHAKNGDTHVTGEGLQQTLDCNDSTLMVDGTANIVTAKGTCWAVTLMGSSNTVIADTVINDITVYGWDQTVFFHNGEPFIKDRGRELGMVNRLQRVPG; encoded by the coding sequence GTGAATTGGACAACTGTCGCGGGGTCGCTAGCTACCTGCGTCATGACGATCGCTGCCACCCCTGCTGCCCCACCGCCAAGCGCGCACGCCAAAAACGGCGACACCCATGTCACCGGGGAGGGCCTCCAGCAGACTCTGGACTGCAACGATTCCACCTTGATGGTCGATGGCACAGCGAATATCGTCACCGCGAAGGGAACCTGCTGGGCGGTCACGTTAATGGGTTCGTCCAACACCGTGATCGCCGACACCGTGATCAACGACATCACCGTCTACGGCTGGGACCAGACAGTGTTCTTCCACAACGGCGAACCGTTCATCAAGGACCGCGGCCGCGAACTAGGCATGGTCAACCGGCTGCAGCGGGTACCCGGCTAA
- a CDS encoding TetR/AcrR family transcriptional regulator, translating into MARSAKLSRDGIIDGALTFLDREGWDSLTINALATQLGTKGPSLYNHVNSLEDLRRAVRIRVIDDIITMLHRVGEGRARDDAVLVMACAYRSYAHHHPGRYSAFTRMPLGGDDPEYTAATRGAAAPVIAVLSSFGLDGEEAFYAALEFWSALHGFVLLEMTGVMDDVDTDAVFSDMVLRLAAGLERRTTLGGNRR; encoded by the coding sequence GTGGCCCGCTCGGCCAAGCTGAGCCGCGACGGCATTATCGACGGCGCACTGACCTTCCTGGACCGGGAGGGCTGGGATTCGCTGACCATTAATGCGCTGGCGACCCAGCTGGGCACCAAGGGGCCGTCGCTGTACAACCACGTCAACAGCCTGGAGGACCTGCGCCGCGCCGTGCGGATTCGGGTCATCGACGACATCATCACGATGTTGCACCGGGTCGGCGAGGGTCGTGCCCGCGATGACGCGGTGCTGGTCATGGCCTGCGCCTACCGCAGCTATGCCCACCACCACCCCGGTCGGTATTCGGCGTTCACCCGGATGCCGCTGGGCGGGGATGACCCCGAGTACACCGCTGCGACCAGGGGCGCGGCCGCACCGGTGATTGCGGTGTTGTCGTCCTTCGGCCTCGACGGTGAGGAAGCTTTCTACGCAGCGCTCGAATTCTGGTCGGCACTGCACGGGTTTGTGCTGTTGGAAATGACCGGCGTCATGGACGACGTCGACACGGACGCGGTGTTCTCCGACATGGTGTTGCGGCTGGCGGCTGGCTTGGAGCGGCGTACCACGCTCGGCGGTAATAGGCGGTAA